The genomic window CTCAGCAGGCCAGAAGGGTACTGGATCGATTGGTTGGTTTCGAATTGTCTCCGGTGTTGTGGCGTAAGGTAAAGCCATCGCTAAGTGCGGGGCGTGTTCAATCAGTCACCGTCCGTCTTATCGTAGAAAGAGAACGTGAAATAAATAATTTCGAGGAGAAGTTTGCTTACCGAGTTACGGCTGTTTTTTCAGCGAATGGAAAATCCTTCAAGGCTGAGTTGAACAAGCGATTCGATACCGTAGGGGAGGCCCGAGACTTTGTAAATGCGTGTAATGGTTCGTCCTACAAGGTAGATGACCTCCAGGTAAAACCGGCAAAGAAAAGTCCGGCTGCGCCATTTACTACCTCTACACTTCAGCAGGAGGCGAGCAGGAAGTTGAGTTTTAGTGTTGCCAGAACCATGTCTGTAGCACAGAAACTTTACGAAGAAGGAAAGATTACCTACATGAGAACGGACAGTCTCAACCTGTCTGATACGGCTAGAGACGGAGCTAAGAAACAAATCACCTCCAGTTATGGTGCGGAGTTTTCCAAGCCGCGAACATTTTCTACCAAATCAAAAGGTGCGCAAGAGGCTCACGAGGCCATTCGCCCTGCTGATATGTCGGTAACATATGTTGATGGCGATCCTGCGGGACAAAGACTTTACGACCTTATATATAAGAGAACACTCGCTTCGCAGATGGCGGATGCAGAGTTGGAAAAGACTACGGTAAGAATTAAAGTAGAAGGATCGAACGCCCCTGCAGATAACCTACAATTCGTAGCTAGAGGAGAGGTGATTAAGTTCGAAGGTTTCCTGAAAGTTTATTTAGAAGGGACCGACGACGAAGACAATGAAAAGGAAGAAGAAGGATTGCTCCCGAACATGAAAGTCGGCGATTCTTTAGAGAGAAAAATAATCACCGCCACCCAAAGGTTTTCGAATCACCCGCCACGCTATACCGAAGCCAGTTTGGTGAAGAAATTGGAAGAATTGGGTATAGGAAGGCCGAGTACTTATGCGCCAACTATTTCAACCGTTCAGAAGCGTGGCTACGTGGTCAAAGAAGATCGCGAAGGTCATCCGAGAGAATATACAGTAATCGAACTTGAGGGGAATGCCCTTGAGGAAAAGTCCAAGACTGAGACGACGGGAGCTGAAAAACAAAAGCTATTTCCCACGGATATAGGTATTGTCGTGAACGATTTCTTGGTAGAGCACTTTGAAAAAATATTGAGCTATGACTTTACTGCCAACGTTGAGAAACAGTTCGATGATATAGCAGATGGTATGTTGAAATGGACTGATATGATCAGAACTTTCTACAAACCATTCCATGAAAACGTGGAAGAAACTCTCGAGCACGGCGATCGGCCGACTGGAAGAGAGCTAGGAAAAGACCCCAAAACGGGAAAGCCGGTTTATGCCAAGATCGGTCGTTACGGTCCCATGGTTCAGATAGGAGACGCAGAGGATGAAGAAAAACCTCGATTTGCGTCGCTGCGTCATGAACAAAGTATGACTACCATCAACCTAGAAGATGCATTGGAGCTATTCAAACTACCGAGAGAAGTTGGAGAGTTTGAAGGTGAGAAAGTGACAGCTGCAATTGGTCGCTTTGGTCCATACTTGAGGCATAAGGGAATTTTTGTTTCCATAAAGGAAGCAGACGGAGATGATCCGTTGAGTATTGAAATCGATCGTTCTATTGAATTGATTGAAGCCAAAAGAAAAGCTGATCTGGAAAGGATTATCAAGACTTACGAAGAGGACGAAACCGTTCAGATACTTAAAGGTCGATGGGGTCCTTATTTGAAAGCGGGAAAAAAGAACATCAAAATCCCGAAAGATGTAGAGCCTGAGTCACTCACTTTTGCAGATTGCCAAAAGCTTATTGAAGAAGCACCTGAGAAAAAAGGAAGAGGAGGCGCACCGAAGGCCAAAAAAGCTGCTCCTAAGAAGAAGGCCGCTTCAAAGTCTAAGAAGAAATCGAAGTAAATTTTTCGATACATGTCTTGGGTTGACGACATCTCCTATTTCTTTACTCCTTTAAAAAATGCTCTCTCTGGCTATTCGGCAGAAGAGGGGGCGAAGGTTGGTAATACACTTAGAATCCACAGCACTACATCCTTTCCCGATCTGGAAGGAGTGAAGTTTGCCATTGTCGGCGTTAAGGAGTCTCGAAGATCTCATTATGAACATCAGTCACATGCTCCCGATGCAGTACGATTAAAGCTCTATGAGCTCTTCGTTCCCTCAGAGAGTTTAGTTGGTGCAGATTTGGGTAATATTGAACCTGGAGAAACACCCGAAGACACAGATGCTGCCTTGAAGCAGGTCGTTGCCAATTTGACCACTCGTCGAATTCCTGTGATCGTTTTAGGAGGCACGCAAGAGCTCACCTTTGCAATCCATCAGGGATATGAGGCACTTGAGGTTCCTGTCAATCATACTATTGTCGATAACCGCATTG from Cryomorphaceae bacterium 1068 includes these protein-coding regions:
- the topA gene encoding type I DNA topoisomerase, translating into MSKNLVIVESPAKAKTIEGFLGKDFVVKSSYGHVRDLKKKGLSVDVENSFEPEYEISPDKKKVIDELKKLVAKSDKVWLATDEDREGEAISWHLEQVLDLSKKDVSRIVFHEITKVAITKAIENPRKLDYRLVDAQQARRVLDRLVGFELSPVLWRKVKPSLSAGRVQSVTVRLIVEREREINNFEEKFAYRVTAVFSANGKSFKAELNKRFDTVGEARDFVNACNGSSYKVDDLQVKPAKKSPAAPFTTSTLQQEASRKLSFSVARTMSVAQKLYEEGKITYMRTDSLNLSDTARDGAKKQITSSYGAEFSKPRTFSTKSKGAQEAHEAIRPADMSVTYVDGDPAGQRLYDLIYKRTLASQMADAELEKTTVRIKVEGSNAPADNLQFVARGEVIKFEGFLKVYLEGTDDEDNEKEEEGLLPNMKVGDSLERKIITATQRFSNHPPRYTEASLVKKLEELGIGRPSTYAPTISTVQKRGYVVKEDREGHPREYTVIELEGNALEEKSKTETTGAEKQKLFPTDIGIVVNDFLVEHFEKILSYDFTANVEKQFDDIADGMLKWTDMIRTFYKPFHENVEETLEHGDRPTGRELGKDPKTGKPVYAKIGRYGPMVQIGDAEDEEKPRFASLRHEQSMTTINLEDALELFKLPREVGEFEGEKVTAAIGRFGPYLRHKGIFVSIKEADGDDPLSIEIDRSIELIEAKRKADLERIIKTYEEDETVQILKGRWGPYLKAGKKNIKIPKDVEPESLTFADCQKLIEEAPEKKGRGGAPKAKKAAPKKKAASKSKKKSK